AGCCATCGGCCAGCACGGCCATCGAGTTGAACCACCAGCCACCGAAGATCTCGATGAACATCATGCTGACGGTGAGCCAGAGGGCGCGGCGGGTATTGCGTTCGGCGAGGGGATTGCCGTCGTCGAACCGGTGGTCGTGGCGGCGGGAGGCGGCGAGGGCGTCCAGGTGCATGGGAGTGTTCATGAGTGGAAGGATACCCCCACGGGGTATACGATAGGCCCATGGCACATGTACACAAGAACCGGAAACAACTGCTGACCCGGGTGCGCCGCATCGGCGGCCAGGTGGCGGCACTGGAACAGGCACTGGACCGCCCCGAGGGCGCGGCGGGCGACTGCGCGGACGTGCTGGTGCAGGTGGCCGCGGTGCGCGGCGCCGCCCACAGCCTGTTGATGGAGCTGCTGCACGAGCATCTGCAGGAACACGTGGTGGGGGCCGAGGACCC
Above is a genomic segment from Stenotrophomonas sp. ESTM1D_MKCIP4_1 containing:
- a CDS encoding metal-sensing transcriptional repressor, producing the protein MAHVHKNRKQLLTRVRRIGGQVAALEQALDRPEGAAGDCADVLVQVAAVRGAAHSLLMELLHEHLQEHVVGAEDPQQRAAEAEVLVELLRRYAK